A window of the Hordeum vulgare subsp. vulgare chromosome 5H, MorexV3_pseudomolecules_assembly, whole genome shotgun sequence genome harbors these coding sequences:
- the LOC123397624 gene encoding uncharacterized protein LOC123397624, which produces MAAEVERKDGKAPRREEELVEAALAAAAAALFVSGVKSLAPAVLVDRWWWPLPLPLPAQVLAAAPSPVLFLLLNVLVACIVVVSVQPTRRAAAAATAGDVVAKVAPAGDDAPKKLKKRRSSKKRVDGAEPSAPAPPYVAADRCMAMVIDGGAVMVPTGEEEEEGAAADAAAEEVDRRAEEFISAFRHRLRVDSFSSRRGEAGDAAARAIGASPCF; this is translated from the coding sequence ATGGCCGCGGAGGTGGAGAGGAAGGACGGCAAGGCGCCGCGGAGGGAAGAGGAGCTGGTGGAGGCGGCGCTGGCGGCGGCCGCGGCCGCGCTGTTCGTGTCGGGGGTCAAGAGCCTGGCCCCGGCCGTGCTCGTGGACCGCTGGTGGTGGCCGCTGCCCCTGCCCCTGCCCGCGCAGGTGCTCGCCGCGGCGCCGTCGCCCGTGCTCTTCCTGCTCCTCAACGTCCTCGTCGCCTGCATCGTCGTGGTCTCCGTGCAGCCCACCAGGCGAGCAgccgcggcggcgacggcgggcgaCGTCGTTGCGAAGGTGGCCCCGGCAGGCGACGATGCACCgaagaagctgaagaagaggCGGAGTAGCAAGAAGCGCGTGGACGGAGCCGAGCCGTCGGCTCCCGCGCCGCCGTACGTCGCGGCCGACCGCTGCATGGCGATGGTGATAGACGGCGGTGCCGTGATGGTGCCAAcgggcgaagaagaagaggaaggagccgCCGCCGACGCGGCAGCGGAGGAGGTGGACAGGCGAGCGGAGGAGTTCATCtcggcgttccggcaccgcctCAGGGTCGACTCCTTCTCGTCCCGTCGCGGGGAAGCCGGCGACGCGGCGGCGCGAGCCATCGGCGCCTCGCCGTGCTTCTGA